The Phaeobacter gallaeciensis DSM 26640 genomic sequence GCCGCAAGCTCGCCCACACCTTGCGCATCGCGCTCCCACAGTAACATCAGGGTAATGTACTGTGGATAGGTTAGGCCCAGAGGCCGCAATAGTGGGCCATAGAGTTGATTGATTGCGTGGGAAGCATTGTACACCGCAAAGCAGAACATCTCATCGGCATTTTCAGGCAGTTTTGACATCCTGGTCCTCATGCCTCCATTAAATCGTGCGCGATATACCTAGTTGACAGTTTGCGGATGTCAAGAGTAGTGTCGAGTTGTACTATATCGTGCACGATGCAATTTGCACTGCAGCAATTTCCTTGCGCAGTCAGAAATGAGGAGTTGAAGGACATGTCTGGGGCAGAAGAGCTGATTGATGCGTTGAATGGTACTTTTGGTCACCATCCCGGATACCGCGCGTCGCATGCCAAGGGGTTTTCCGTCAGGGGTCGCTTCATTCCCGCATCCGGCGGTGGTGAAGCGCAGATACCGCTATTGCAATCCGAACAGCAGGTAGTTGCGCGCTTCTCGGTTGGGGGCGGTAAGCCAGCGATTAGCGATAAAAGCCCAACCGTCCGGGGGATTGGGTTGGAGATCGGGCAGAGCTCCGAAAAATGGACTATGGCATTGATCTCAAATCCGGTGTTCTTTGCCAATTCGGCAGAGCAATTTAAGGCATTTTTGGCGGCGCGGGTTGCTGACCCTGCAACTGGCGCACCGAACCCTACAAAGGTAAAGGCGTTTAATGACGCAAACCCGAACACCGTTCCGCATCAAGCCTACCTGAAATCTGTGGCGCCTTGCCAATGCTATTCGACTGAACAATACCATTCAGGCCATGCTTATCACATTGCAACCAGCGAAGGTTCTGTTGCGGTACGTATTTTGTTGGAACCCGAAGCTGGCCGCCAAGGGCTCTCGGATGCCGAGATGAAAGATCTTCCAGATAATTTCCTGTATGATCGGTTGCTAAAGGTATTGGGCAATGGGCCTGTGCGTTGGGCGCTCAAGCTGATCGTCGCGAACGAGGCAGATGACACCTCTGATCCAACCGTGCCTTGGGATGGTGAGCATGGCGAGCTGATTTTGGGTACAGTCCAGATCGACCTGCCGGATGACCGGGCAGGGAGCGCCAGCAGGGTTTTTGACCCCTCCCATTTGCCCGAAGGTGTAGATGAGCCTCGCGATGGCGTATTTGGTTTGCGTAGCGCAGCATATGCAGTTTCTTCTGCACGTCGCTCTGCCTAATAGGCCAATACTATTAAAAAGAATGTGCTGCGGCTGTTTGGGCGCAGCACAAGTGTCCGAAGCTCACTTTGAATACGACTTGAAGATACCTATTTATTTTAATATGCATGTCACAATCGGATTTGGAGATTCTCATGGCGCAAGCGTCGGACCCGCGGGCGATAATGTTCGAAGTCACAGCAGCAGAAATCCGCAGGCTGGTTGCTAACTTTTATGCCCGGATCCGCAGGCATGATGAGCTGGGGCCCGTGTTCAATGCTGTCATTGGTGATTGGCCGGAACATGAGGCAAAGATTGAAGCCTTCTGGCGGGGCGCAATCCTGCGCGAGCCGGGCTACTTGGGCAATCCTATGCAAGTCCACTTGGCCAATGCAGCGATTAAACCGGAGCATTTCCCGCTGTGGCTGGATTTGTTCCGGGATACCGCAAAGCGCGAGCTGAAACCGGAAACGGCCGCGGCATTTGCAAGTCTGGCCGACCGCATCGGCAAGGGGTTGTCCTATGGGATCGAAAACTTCCGCGGGCCCGAGGGGGCGCCGCCCGTTCTGAGGTAAGCAATCAGCGGGCGGCTGCCAGGCGATTTAGGATGGAAGTTGTCATTCTGTCCGGAACGGCCAAGAGGAGAGGCAAGAATGACTGCAGCCATCTATTCCAAAGCAAGGGTGATCCAGGAGAATCCGGCTCAGGTGGTGCAGCGCTGGCTGGTTGCCGGTTGGCGGGATCTGCGTGCAAACCCCGGGTTTTCCCTTGGCTATGGGATGGCACTGGTCCTAGGGGGCTGGGCTTTGATCTGGCTCCTTTCTATGAGCGGGACCGGCTGGATGCTGCTGCCGCTGCTTGCGGGCGGAGTACTGATCGGGCCAGTTGCCACAGTTGGGCTCTACGCAGTGGCCCGCGGCAAGCGGGAGGTTGCCTCGAAAGGACAGATCGCGCTGGTGGGGGCCATCCTGATGGTCTTTGCCCTGACCTGGATCCGGGCAGCCACAGTGCTTTTTGCCATTGTCTATGGGCTGCGCCCCTTTGCCGGTTTCACCGAGACACTGCAACTGTTGCTCAGCACGCAGGAAGGGTGGGTGCTAATGGTGACAGGTTCGCTGACGGGCGGGCTGTTTGCAGCACTTGGCTTTGCGGTCTCGGCCTTTTCGATTCCGATGCTTGTGGACCGCAAGATCGACGGCTTCTCGGCTATGGGGCTGAGCTTCAATGCGGCTACCCATAACTTCTGGCTCTGCGTCTGGTGGGGCGCTGCCATCACTTTCCTGATCGCCCTGGGTATTCTGACCGGGTTGCTGGGGCTTGCAATTGTCTTTCCGCTGCTTGGCTATGCCACCTGGCATGCCTACGCGGATCTGTTCCATGGAGATGCATGAATGGCTGAGGCTCTTCCCAAAGGCGCGGCGCATTACGCTACCTCGCGGTTCACTCAGGACACCCTTCCGGAGAAATTGCGTAAGGATCACAGCACCAAGGCGGGCGTCTGGGGTCAGTTGGCAGTGCAAAGCGGCCGGCTGCTGTTCCGGCGGGAAGACAAAGCAGAGGTGATTGTCGAAGCGGGCGGATCCGCCATCTTTGCCCCGCTGGAAGTGCATTCGGTCGAGGCGCTTGGCGCAGTGGAATTCGAGGTCCGGTTCTACCGGCAGGAGGCGCCCGATGCAGCGTAATCTGAGCATTGAGGATGGTGTCATTTTCGGCGCTCTGCTTGCCGTGCTCTTAGGTGGGCTTGCCATTCTGGGCTGGGGCGTTCCGCTGGGCTATGTGCTGCACGGCTGGCTGATC encodes the following:
- a CDS encoding catalase, with protein sequence MQFALQQFPCAVRNEELKDMSGAEELIDALNGTFGHHPGYRASHAKGFSVRGRFIPASGGGEAQIPLLQSEQQVVARFSVGGGKPAISDKSPTVRGIGLEIGQSSEKWTMALISNPVFFANSAEQFKAFLAARVADPATGAPNPTKVKAFNDANPNTVPHQAYLKSVAPCQCYSTEQYHSGHAYHIATSEGSVAVRILLEPEAGRQGLSDAEMKDLPDNFLYDRLLKVLGNGPVRWALKLIVANEADDTSDPTVPWDGEHGELILGTVQIDLPDDRAGSASRVFDPSHLPEGVDEPRDGVFGLRSAAYAVSSARRSA
- a CDS encoding group III truncated hemoglobin, yielding MAQASDPRAIMFEVTAAEIRRLVANFYARIRRHDELGPVFNAVIGDWPEHEAKIEAFWRGAILREPGYLGNPMQVHLANAAIKPEHFPLWLDLFRDTAKRELKPETAAAFASLADRIGKGLSYGIENFRGPEGAPPVLR
- a CDS encoding DUF2189 domain-containing protein — translated: MTAAIYSKARVIQENPAQVVQRWLVAGWRDLRANPGFSLGYGMALVLGGWALIWLLSMSGTGWMLLPLLAGGVLIGPVATVGLYAVARGKREVASKGQIALVGAILMVFALTWIRAATVLFAIVYGLRPFAGFTETLQLLLSTQEGWVLMVTGSLTGGLFAALGFAVSAFSIPMLVDRKIDGFSAMGLSFNAATHNFWLCVWWGAAITFLIALGILTGLLGLAIVFPLLGYATWHAYADLFHGDA
- a CDS encoding DUF1971 domain-containing protein; translation: MAEALPKGAAHYATSRFTQDTLPEKLRKDHSTKAGVWGQLAVQSGRLLFRREDKAEVIVEAGGSAIFAPLEVHSVEALGAVEFEVRFYRQEAPDAA